Part of the Quercus lobata isolate SW786 chromosome 6, ValleyOak3.0 Primary Assembly, whole genome shotgun sequence genome, AGCTTGCTGAAAATTCTATTGAAAagttgaaagagtttgaatgtttgaatatggacttggatgctaaacttattttgtctaacaaactagttgatgatcttaaatgtgcaAATGAATCttttaagatgcatgccaagtgtttgattgctgaatctattattaaaaaagatgaaaatatttgttgcaatcatgttgtggtacccgattttgtgcctattgtgagttctagttctaaagaaaaatcggtgtacattcctccacacaaaagaaatcaaaaggtggagagaaaggctcttaagccAAAGCCTCCATtaaggtctcaacctaaggttttggatggatctaagtttgttccaacttgccaccattgtggtgtgatcagtcatataagacctcaatgctcctagttgaagagagaacaaaatcaTGTTGCTAAATcacttcccaaaaagcctagtggacctaaacacattgtttgttaCCATTGtcgtgcctttggtcatctaagacctcattgctctaaaGTTCGagctcttaaaagaataaaaagaaaagagaaacttgagctttttggaagttgtgctgtGCAAGCTAAACCGGATTTGAtggaaaatggtaagttgttaaagaaagtttttgatATTCTTACCTCCTTGTTTATGTGCATCgtcggttctcattcttccaaccctcatCTCACTTttcatgagacactcattccaaacaatcattccatttggatgaggaagggttcctatgatTGAGCTTtcgctcttttggtccttgatctaattctttcgatctttataggacccttcatgcattagatgcttcattgtcatgcatttgtgcatcatacatctctttatatgcattttttttgttgtttttgcatttgattttattttacatgtTCTGTTTTTGAAtgtattgaaaaattcaaaaacccataaaaattaaaaaatctccaaaaagtttgatcacttgtgttgtgtatatcatatgtgagtttggcctagtaccttcgtactaatggcgtaaTGCATTTACAaacttagcttgttatgtatgcacatctatttttgtgggaaaaatcttgaaatctatgtgtgactattgtaaatcgatctttaagcttgtcatgaatgattgatCAATAGTTTTgctggttttgatacatgcatagacttgtgcctatatatcttctcacatttttttatgtttttgcttaaagagctcaacaaatataaatctcaaaatgaaaagagataatgagttgcaaaagctgtcacacatactagtatttgactaagaaaaagggaaaacgactttttattgaaatgtatggtgctcaaaaagccaaaggcttattctcaatattgaaatatcaaaaatttcaagcactgatctcaaaatgagatgtgtTGTTCAAAAATGATCAACTGTTATGatttgtaaagaagccaaataaAAAGCTTCAAAGATGTGTAATCATTTTATTGTAAGAGgttatatatgttcatttctataattgagatagaccacttgacttagtaccagttgtgtatgacttgattgaattgattattgaaaCTTCATTTtggactaaggactattccacatttgatactcacacacaacacacaagacttaTGTTCAACAAATGCTTATTTCATTTGTATGATTGTACAtgatcaaatgtgatgtgtatgctcaattGCTTGtcgatcaaacccaaaaagatttttgagtattttatatgttcttgaaattgtttttatactttcgtgctttaagtttttgttcaaaatgcatttttgtgttgttcttcaaaaacttgTTCAGAGGCATTTTCGCGAAAAGCTTGCAACTAAGCTCTTCCCGCGAAAAAAGGTTAAGGCAAAAACtggaaaatacaaaatttcagATAGGGACTTTCGCGACTAAAGGCTTCCCGCGAAAGGTTTTGTGCATCAGATGTGTTTTTTGCGAGTAATTTCGCGAGTATCTAACCCGCGAAAAATtcttgttttcagttttatagAGCTGATGTGACAGATTTTTAAACACATCCTTATTTCCCTCTCTTCACCTTCATCGAGCCTCTCTCAAccccaaattattttttcacttaaaaCTCCATCAATTTCAAGTTCAAATCTCTGCAAAATCACTTCAAAGGTATGTTTCTTAATAATCTTGTCAATCTTTTCTTAGATTATGCAGAATTTGTTCTAGGTTACTTAAATTagggatttttgaaaaagggGTTGGGAATCATGATTTTgggcaaaaaattttcaaaattttgattaggCTCTATCCCATTTGTCTTGATTATGTCTGTGTTGGCCCCATCTGGCAATTTCAACTtgtatttaggcaagattttcatacgttcatgcattgtttaacatacatgtgtagtgtgtgcactttaagtgtttgataaaatgcccaaatggcATTTTCTCGTTGTTTTGGACTCCTATGAGTACCAATTTTTGGGGATCAccataattattcatgtttatcatgttttaatcattggttgtgtgttttatacacttttcCCCTTGAGTGCTTGcacatgcattggtcatgcatctcacatgcacactagatgcCCACTAGATGCACCTTTGCTGCACACACTTGATCACTTGACATGTTTTTACATTCACTCATGctagttaagtctttttagaccttttagcaTATATAACATGTTCTTGTGTTTAAGTCATGCATAGGTTTATACCTTATTCCATAGTCCTTAGCATGTCTTGTTtactttatgctttgtagcattttttagatgttttttttcttttgtttgaacttcattttctcattcatcttgcaccgcTTATGCATCATCTTTTACCCTTgttcatatcttcttttctttccctcattCCTCTCGATTCATTtgtctattcgtgacaaaaagggggagggTATACCGGAGAGTATACCGGTGTGTatcgtcatttctatatgacttaTGTGCACATTCTTAGGGGTAAAATTCTTCCTCATGCACATTCGTAGGGGGAGAAAGCCATaagggagatgcatataccaagggggagaaggcATCCTTTTtgagaaaactttgttttgtttgttttactttatgcttgttttctcattgctttatggtgctttgagttacaTTCAGTATCTATGCTTTGTTGCTCTCATCGTATCGTATTTATatgttggacatgcatacatccttatgctattgtgctttattggttacatgttcggatgatcatttgctttgctatatgATTATTGTACTCATTTtcatatgactgttttggtgtatgatcaagttgctcacatgtttcacatcatgtttacttgatcgcattttacttgttacattatgcTTGTCCTGTAATCACTtgatttaccttgagggtctaatgtgttttgtgcaagtatTTCAAGTTACAGGTATacatgttccaagttcatcacagcttctagatttaggtgctAGTGAGTTTTCCAttattcccaaactcacgtttaagtctagagtctgttatagggtgttttgtcacggaatagccaaagagggagattataaagttgtgatttacaactatgttttatgttggctttattccatgacaaaatgtgttgtaattgctttaattttgttccttgtattttgcgggatttattgtattaggtttagtattaagttggtgaagactcaagcttaaataAAGATCAGTGCATTTCGCGACTAGCTCGTGAGAAGTTCACGAGAAGGGTTCTTGCGAAAAGGGCATGTGAGAAGCATATGATTGGAAGCTAAAGAGTTATGCCAGGCTATCAATTTTGTGAGTATTTTGCGAGTAAAGCCTTCTCGCGAGACCCTCTGCCTAgaggatttttaagtgtgactttcttacccttcacccatacaatatataccctcattagcCACAAAAGTAGAGGAgaccattcagagagaaaaaccctagatagattttctacaacacacacaaccattttttagagagagagctacccatccttagtgagaaatcattgtagcctcttctccttccctttccTATTATCATACCTTGaaaggagatttgtacccaaacacaacccacaccttttcagagtgtagagagtgttttcgAGTTTGGGAAGCTTTGgaaatttgccaaaaaaatccgtgaggcttggcggatgcaatcaggCGTATTGTAGGATCtggaaagctagacaagacatggcTCTAAgaaaccttgttggagtaggagcttggagggcttaggtacattgggtaaattaggcttggagagtcttttgctattcgtgtatcccaactgattttctagtggattgatttaccacttggagggcagcagagaggtttttcaccaagttcttcgataacacatcgtcgtgttatcttgtgtttgcatctcttttcccttactcttgtgctttacttttattgtttgttgttcatgtttatgcactaaaGTAGTATCGGTTGATTGCGCTTCAATTACTCTTGtttccgcacttagataagttagagtaaaagtaatctagctgtaatttttaattgggggtctaaacaagctcttgtattttcacacaaattcgagctttcaattggcatcactatattttacttttttggtatCCTTGCAACTTCTTGAAACATAAAAATAGATATGCATTATTTAATCACACATCCCTACATTGTGCAATACTTGACTgaattttttagaagttttcTACTTTTATTTGTTATTGGCCAGAATTtgtgactttttaaaaataaatggcaaatATAGTAGGCCAAATCACCATTAAGCAATTGTAGGCAATGAGAGTTTTAGTAGGGATGGCATTAACAGAACAAGATCCTTTGTCCCTTTGTAAGTCTTTGTTTCctatttgttaggacatatgtgatttacttgttaggaacatatgtcactattttatgtaattggctaattctttgagaaaacgcactttacttgtatttgggtagatctaggatgtatttaatacttcaagaaaccttgtttcaagttcaagtgttaaaaccatgcaagcctgtccaagaatcaagtgaaaaagtgccaaattttaaagctcgatagctgctcgacacctggCTCATCTATCAAGCTCTTCAATTgcttcttatcgcaatctcgacacctctcgatagctaggtcgATCGATCGAGCAAATTTCTGTCCCCTCGACACTTGCTTGACACctgctcgatcgatcgagaattacgaaattcaaatttccagatctgattttcggcctatgctaacatgtatgtgtagagtttcttttctGACAACCCTAGACATACATAAGGCTTATTTCAGAgaccgtcacataagagaatacaaggagaacatatgcaaaaggtgactgatgccttattctctctgaaagaagctattgcgtctttgtgccttagggttttgtaactagttgctttttgatcttcattgttaatgaagtgaagaactttacaaccaacaatcttcttcaagttggtgtgttagtcacgtactaggagttGTGCATCTTTAGTTAGTCACGaattgggatccgtgcatcaaaagggtggtgttcatatattgaagagtttagaagttctgaagcagtagaaggtttctgctgtgagttcatctacgaggattgtagagtctagggacaaaggttttgtactagatctaaaaagtctctttactatagtgaattgcttttcgggaaggtttcccctcaggtttttttactgtgaaactagtttgtttcttcggttttcctgggtcatcatatcttgtcttatttatttttccgctgcatgattttgacatgatattgatttttgtttgttttaacaagttttattcataataaatctaattaacaacttgagtttaaaacttgttaattttatcaACCGGGATCTAAATTTTCCAACACtattaatttgtttcttttctttgatttgtaTATTTTTGGGATATGCTTTTGGTGTTATTGAAATTGTTTCGGATATTAGGAATTGAAATTGTCTTGGATCTTGATAAAAGTTATAGGAGTTGGGATTGTTAAATTAGCTTCACCATCCcatttcagttttcaatttacTCTTCTACCATATTTTTAGAAATCTATGCATATAGGACATAAAGAAGAAAACTATAAAGTTTGTACTATTATTCAAATGATTATTCGAAATGAAAATGGCATTGatctttttcaaaaaccaagaattTTGTTGGTTTAATCAATATTGTTAGAGATAGTCGTGGTTCTCCTATATAGCCCATAGTGAATTAATTCCTTGCCAATACCCATTATAGATGGCTGCTACGACTCTATTGAGGGCATCGCATTTGCTGGCATTAATTCACTTGCAAGAACCATGTTTTAAGGAGATTATAGATGTGTTAGAACATATTCATGCTTTTGTGTATTATGCAGAAAATGTATATTATAGGACAGTTTCTAAACAGTGTAATAAGTTAGACAATGTTTTGACTAATCATGCCAAGGAGTTAAGGAACCTATACACTTggaatattttcaataaaattctatcacttttgatgaataataataataataactagtgcGCGCTGGAAATGAAATTATTGGGCCTAActtcacttgggctcacaacttatttatgAGGTTGGATCAGCCCCTCCAAATCTTCATCGTCAAAAGAGATCGTCAGCCGACCAACTTTCATCCTATTCTCAAGTGATTCTCCCTCCGTGCAGGCAACTGTCGATACTCCCCTAACTGTGGCCACACCCCTCAGGGCAGCGTGGATGACTTCGATCACTCCCAGCAGTGGTGGGAGGGGATTCCTTTTCTGCTGAACACCCTGGCCGGCATCTCGGTTAATGGAATCAACTACGAACTCTTTCAAATACCTTACCTTTACTAGTTGCCccagatgatcttttaatacccagCACTACTTCGTGGTGTGCCCTTTATCCCTGTGGTATGTGCAGTACAAGTTTTGattcctccgagatgggtcaccccccatcttgttcggccacctgaagaacGACTCGTTCTTAATTCGATCCAGAATTTTGTGCACTGGCTCTTTGAACGCCACATTCACTCCTTCAATTTGCGCTTCTGATTCCTGTATCCTGAAATCCTTTTTTGATCTTGTCAGAATAATTCCCTGTAGAGATCTACTGAGCAATGGGGCCTTTCCCTTATTCTGTAGCCGATCATCTTTGAGACGCTTATACTCCTCAATACGCCTCataagttgcctcatatcctcgggaggTCTTTTCGTCAGCGACTCTTGTAGTTCAGAATCCTCGGGAAGCCCCATCTTGAAGGTGCTTGCCGCTATCTTCTCATTTCCCCTACCGATCTCATTGTAGAGTTCCCAATATCGactggcataactccgaagggtttcacCGACCCTCATTTTTATGGAAAGTAACGCATCCATCGGTTGCAGCACTCGGCTGCACATCACAAATCTAGTGCCGAACTCTTGGATCAGCTCGGAGAAGCTGCGAATGGAACCTTTTCGTAACCCGTTGAACCATCTCAAGGCCGTGGAGCCGAGACTAAAggggaataccttacacatcagcGCATCATTGTGTGCATGTAAGGACATCATGTGGATATAATGACTGACGTACTCCACAAGATCCATTTTCCCATCACTGGAATTGAATGGTGGCCGTGTAAATTGACTCGGCATAAGGGTCTGTTCAATTTCACTGGAGAACGGTGACCGAGCAGCTCCTCGCAAGGCCCGGCTCATGGCATCCATGGCAGCATTGTGGGTTCGCCGTTCCTCTGATGAATCTGAGCCTCAGTCGTCGTATCCACGTGAACGTGAACAATTCCGGTAATGACGTGTCTCTCGGGAGTGCAAGTGGTTCCTGCGTCGGCGTGATTCTCGGGAAAGTGACCAATCCTGGAATCGTTGGGGACCGGACTGGCCAGAGCCCTCTTCGCCTCGATTTCCCATGCTATCATCCCTCATTTGTCGGTTGTTTCAATTCCTTCCCTAACgtcgaccccttgcttccaacTCTAGGTCCATTACCAGTTTGTGCAACCGCTCTAGTTCTCGGTCTCTACCATCATGCTGC contains:
- the LOC115950092 gene encoding uncharacterized protein LOC115950092: MDAMSRALRGAARSPFSSEIEQTLMPSQFTRPPFNSSDGKMDLVEYVSHYIHMMSLHAHNDALMCKVFPFSLGSTALRWFNGLRKGSIRSFSELIQEFGTRFVMCSRVLQPMDALLSIKMRVGETLRSYASRYWELYNEIGRGNEKIAASTFKMGLPEDSELQESLTKRPPEDMRQLMRRIEEYKRLKDDRLQNKGKAPLLSRSLQGIILTRSKKDFRIQESEAQIEGVNVAFKEPVHKILDRIKNESFFRWPNKMGGDPSRRNQNLYCTYHRDKGHTTK